A portion of the Carya illinoinensis cultivar Pawnee chromosome 11, C.illinoinensisPawnee_v1, whole genome shotgun sequence genome contains these proteins:
- the LOC122281993 gene encoding syntaxin-61-like isoform X1, whose protein sequence is MPSAQDPFYVVKEEIQESIDKLQSTFHQWERIPSYAGDQVHLTKELLTGCESIEWQVDELDKAIAVAARDPSWYGIDEVELEKRRRWTSTARTQVGTMKRAVEAGKVSNGTGTTSASAMRRELMRMPDSDQKDRSNHYTAVDNDDIISSESDRQLLLIKQQDEELDELSASVQRIGGVGLTIHEELLAQEKIIDDLGTEMDSTSNRLDFVQKKVAMVMKKAGAKGQFMMILFLVVLFIILFVLVFFT, encoded by the exons ATGCCTTCTGCTCAAGATCCATTCTATGTAGTGAAAGAGGAGATTCAAGAATCT ATTGATAAGTTGCAGTCTACTTTTCACCAATGGGAGCGTATTCCTTCTTATGCTGGAGACCAAGTACATCTCACAAAGGAACTGCTTACTGGTTGTGAGAGCATTGAGTGGCAG GTGGATGAATTGGACAAAGCAATTGCTGTGGCAGCTAGGGATCCATCCTGGTATGGCATTGATGAAGTGGAACTTGAAAAACGAAGAAGATGGACCAGCACTGCTCGTACGCAG GTGGGCACCATGAAGAGAGCGGTAGAAGCTGGGAAGGTATCGAATGGGACTGGCACTACTAGTGCGAGTGCAATGCGTCGAGAACTAATGAGGATGCCAGATTCAGACCAGAAGGATAGATCTAACCACTACACTGCTGTAGATAATGACGATATCATATCATCAGAATCTGACAGACAGCTGCTTCTGATAAA GCAGCAGGATGAGGAATTAGATGAACTTAGTGCAAGTGTGCAGAGAATTGGTGGTGTTGGGCTTACCATACATGAAGAGCTTCTTGCACAG GAGAAAATTATAGATGATTTGGGTACGGAAATGGACAGTACATCAAATCGCCTTGATTTTGTTCAG AAAAAGGTGGCTATGGTCATGAAAAAAGCTGGAGCAAAGGGCCAGTTTATGATGATATTGTTCTTGGTGGTTCTGTTTATCATCCTATTCGTTCTGGTCTTCTTCACTTAG
- the LOC122281993 gene encoding syntaxin-61-like isoform X2, with translation MLETKYISQRNCLLVVRALSGRKVDELDKAIAVAARDPSWYGIDEVELEKRRRWTSTARTQVGTMKRAVEAGKVSNGTGTTSASAMRRELMRMPDSDQKDRSNHYTAVDNDDIISSESDRQLLLIKQQDEELDELSASVQRIGGVGLTIHEELLAQEKIIDDLGTEMDSTSNRLDFVQKKVAMVMKKAGAKGQFMMILFLVVLFIILFVLVFFT, from the exons ATGCTGGAGACCAAGTACATCTCACAAAGGAACTGCTTACTGGTTGTGAGAGCATTGAGTGGCAG GAAGGTGGATGAATTGGACAAAGCAATTGCTGTGGCAGCTAGGGATCCATCCTGGTATGGCATTGATGAAGTGGAACTTGAAAAACGAAGAAGATGGACCAGCACTGCTCGTACGCAG GTGGGCACCATGAAGAGAGCGGTAGAAGCTGGGAAGGTATCGAATGGGACTGGCACTACTAGTGCGAGTGCAATGCGTCGAGAACTAATGAGGATGCCAGATTCAGACCAGAAGGATAGATCTAACCACTACACTGCTGTAGATAATGACGATATCATATCATCAGAATCTGACAGACAGCTGCTTCTGATAAA GCAGCAGGATGAGGAATTAGATGAACTTAGTGCAAGTGTGCAGAGAATTGGTGGTGTTGGGCTTACCATACATGAAGAGCTTCTTGCACAG GAGAAAATTATAGATGATTTGGGTACGGAAATGGACAGTACATCAAATCGCCTTGATTTTGTTCAG AAAAAGGTGGCTATGGTCATGAAAAAAGCTGGAGCAAAGGGCCAGTTTATGATGATATTGTTCTTGGTGGTTCTGTTTATCATCCTATTCGTTCTGGTCTTCTTCACTTAG